A single genomic interval of Microbacterium hydrocarbonoxydans harbors:
- a CDS encoding HNH endonuclease signature motif containing protein: MPSTTHDDLDERIELLDSWVETRRQIACLEAEASSLLARRMRLGRADGDEHSHHRDSIYRSMIAEYSAAGRIAQGSIEYAFTDAAFLEKGHPHVQQAFRAGIVSAAHVREIVRAAGVVHEAVNNGRADADALQRYDVVAVTVAEKETPARTKALLTGAAAVLAGSTTTARHARAASERTVSVRPVGDGLAVLTAVLPDYLAAAVIDRLTQLARAVIAARADREPVLEPMDDGDSPLYPDDIAHDSASRDDHAIFGDGTFTTDPTTDPTTGPAAGPTVEQVPADTRTIDQVRADLLMDLLLAAEPSAENGSGLDNIRGRIHVTVAATTLSGCDDRPAELDGHGPLHPDVARDLAGRMPGWSRLFLDPTGLVVETDSYSPTEAMRRHLRARDQHCRFPGCRMPVHRCQIDHTFDHAKSGRTAIHNLAHLCAGHHALKHPDIADAHRWTAIQLPDGAIDWTSPLGRTYRDDAKRRVMFV, encoded by the coding sequence ATGCCTTCCACCACCCATGACGACCTCGATGAACGCATCGAGCTGCTCGATTCATGGGTCGAGACCCGTCGGCAGATCGCCTGTCTCGAGGCGGAGGCGTCGAGCCTTCTCGCACGCCGCATGCGCCTCGGCAGAGCCGACGGCGACGAGCACTCGCACCATCGAGACTCCATCTATCGATCGATGATCGCCGAGTACTCCGCGGCTGGCCGGATAGCCCAGGGGAGCATCGAGTACGCGTTCACCGACGCTGCGTTCCTCGAGAAAGGGCACCCGCATGTGCAACAGGCGTTCCGCGCCGGGATCGTCTCGGCGGCCCACGTGCGCGAGATCGTGCGGGCGGCAGGGGTCGTCCACGAGGCTGTCAACAACGGCAGAGCGGATGCCGACGCGCTGCAGCGCTACGACGTCGTCGCCGTGACGGTCGCCGAGAAGGAGACCCCGGCCCGCACGAAGGCGCTTCTCACAGGTGCGGCCGCGGTGCTCGCGGGTTCCACGACCACGGCGCGCCACGCGCGAGCGGCCTCCGAACGCACCGTCAGCGTGCGTCCCGTCGGTGATGGGCTCGCCGTTCTGACGGCCGTGCTTCCCGACTACCTCGCCGCAGCGGTCATCGATCGGCTCACCCAGCTCGCGCGTGCCGTCATCGCGGCGCGCGCAGACCGTGAACCGGTGCTCGAGCCGATGGATGACGGCGACAGCCCCCTCTATCCCGACGACATCGCTCACGACTCGGCCTCCCGCGACGACCATGCGATCTTCGGAGACGGGACGTTCACGACCGATCCCACCACTGATCCCACGACAGGTCCCGCCGCGGGCCCCACTGTCGAGCAGGTCCCGGCCGACACTCGCACGATCGATCAGGTCAGGGCCGATCTGCTGATGGATCTGCTCCTGGCGGCGGAACCGAGTGCGGAGAACGGCTCAGGACTCGACAACATCCGCGGTCGGATCCACGTCACCGTCGCAGCGACGACTCTCAGCGGGTGCGACGACCGTCCGGCCGAACTCGACGGGCACGGGCCACTGCATCCAGACGTCGCCAGAGACCTCGCCGGGCGCATGCCCGGGTGGTCACGGCTGTTCCTCGATCCCACGGGCCTCGTCGTCGAGACCGACAGCTATTCGCCGACCGAGGCGATGCGCAGACACCTCCGCGCCCGAGACCAGCACTGCCGATTCCCCGGATGTCGGATGCCGGTGCACCGGTGTCAGATCGACCACACCTTCGACCACGCCAAAAGCGGCCGGACCGCGATCCACAATCTGGCTCACCTGTGCGCCGGACATCACGCGCTGAAGCATCCCGATATCGCAGACGCACACCGGTGGACGGCCATCCAGCTCCCAGACGGCGCGATCGACTGGACGAGTCCCCTCGGTCGGACCTATCGAGACGACGCCAAGCGACGGGTCATGTTCGTCTGA
- a CDS encoding ATP-binding cassette domain-containing protein, with amino-acid sequence MPDGQVLEFTRVTKRFNDVTAVSDFSARVEPGVVTAFLGPNGAGKTTTLRILLGQVRATSGTATIGGIAFPELRHPLRTIGSVLEETVYRPRRSAARQLTIAAKANGIPLSRVDEVLSLVGLEHESEGRIGSFSLGMRQRLSVAHALLGDPGALVFDEPANGLDPEGIRWMRLLMRRLADEGRTVLVSSHVLSEIEQVADHVLVLSKGHLVLSSDIEKLADPSTGAVVVDAADRAALTAALSAAGLEVEVLRSGLTVRGSDAGTVGAIAASAGIALSTLVQRGPTLEDVFIDLMRGGRFSPGALTSAAPTVAPEALAAPVSAGVGASVAEAEAASDAEAGDEEAVSDADAEAASDADAEAVSDADAEAASDADAEAASDADAEAVSDAAEVQADADADAADAAADVEYAAAELGYAADASDANDAEDAADVVSEAADTHVEDGQIEAGEASDPAPTSAPAPTPSFDDILFGAPAAAAADEAAAVDETPTEEAAPEDASTEDASGVEFFAELQDADESSPESDVDAGDAETTSEGDPDDPRSAAVSSMLAAAARAYYEDEPRDYPLGENTAAEDGDADAAHWSVASTGVIDQVPGAAVDSADAPAIEHGEGEHHEHHESEHHEHHEGEHHEHHEGEHHHS; translated from the coding sequence ATGCCCGACGGACAGGTGCTCGAATTCACGCGCGTCACGAAGCGCTTCAACGACGTGACGGCGGTGTCCGACTTCTCCGCGCGCGTCGAACCCGGTGTCGTGACCGCTTTCCTCGGCCCGAACGGCGCCGGCAAGACGACCACGCTGCGCATCCTGCTCGGCCAGGTGCGTGCCACCAGCGGCACCGCGACCATCGGCGGCATCGCTTTCCCTGAGCTGCGCCATCCGCTGCGCACGATCGGCTCGGTGCTCGAGGAGACGGTCTACCGCCCGCGGCGCTCGGCCGCGCGTCAGCTGACGATCGCAGCCAAAGCCAACGGCATCCCTCTGTCCCGCGTCGACGAGGTGCTCTCCCTTGTCGGCCTCGAGCACGAGAGCGAGGGCCGCATCGGCAGCTTCTCTCTCGGCATGCGGCAGCGGCTGAGCGTCGCGCACGCCCTGCTCGGCGACCCCGGCGCGCTCGTGTTCGACGAGCCGGCGAACGGCCTCGATCCCGAGGGCATCCGGTGGATGCGTCTGCTGATGCGCCGACTCGCGGACGAAGGACGCACCGTCCTCGTCTCCTCGCATGTGCTGAGCGAGATCGAGCAGGTCGCCGATCATGTGCTCGTGCTGTCCAAGGGCCATCTGGTTCTCTCCAGCGACATCGAGAAGCTCGCCGATCCGTCGACCGGGGCGGTCGTCGTCGACGCCGCCGATCGCGCAGCGCTCACTGCCGCGCTGTCGGCCGCAGGGCTCGAGGTCGAGGTGCTGCGCTCCGGACTCACCGTGCGCGGAAGCGATGCCGGCACGGTCGGCGCGATCGCGGCATCTGCGGGCATTGCGCTCAGTACCCTGGTGCAGCGTGGACCCACGCTGGAAGACGTCTTCATCGACCTCATGCGCGGCGGGCGGTTCTCCCCCGGCGCCCTGACCTCGGCGGCGCCGACCGTGGCTCCCGAGGCCCTGGCCGCGCCCGTGTCGGCGGGTGTCGGTGCGAGTGTCGCCGAAGCGGAGGCCGCCTCGGATGCCGAAGCGGGCGACGAGGAGGCCGTCTCGGATGCGGACGCGGAGGCCGCCTCGGATGCGGACGCGGAGGCCGTCTCGGATGCGGACGCGGAGGCCGCCTCGGATGCGGACGCGGAGGCCGCCTCGGATGCCGACGCCGAGGCCGTCTCGGACGCCGCCGAGGTGCAGGCGGATGCCGACGCCGACGCTGCCGACGCCGCAGCAGACGTCGAGTACGCCGCGGCCGAGCTCGGATATGCGGCAGACGCCTCGGACGCGAACGACGCCGAGGACGCGGCGGACGTCGTCTCCGAGGCGGCGGACACGCACGTCGAGGACGGTCAGATCGAGGCCGGCGAGGCCTCGGATCCCGCTCCCACCTCGGCCCCCGCACCGACCCCGTCGTTCGACGACATCCTCTTCGGCGCACCCGCAGCGGCAGCGGCCGACGAGGCGGCGGCCGTCGACGAGACGCCGACCGAGGAGGCAGCCCCCGAGGATGCTTCGACCGAGGATGCGTCCGGGGTCGAGTTCTTCGCCGAGCTGCAGGACGCCGACGAGTCATCCCCAGAGTCGGACGTCGACGCCGGCGACGCGGAGACCACGAGCGAAGGCGATCCGGACGACCCTCGTTCTGCTGCCGTCAGCTCGATGCTCGCGGCCGCCGCACGGGCCTACTACGAGGACGAGCCGCGCGACTACCCGCTCGGCGAGAACACCGCCGCCGAGGATGGCGATGCGGACGCCGCGCACTGGTCCGTCGCGAGCACCGGAGTGATCGACCAGGTTCCCGGCGCTGCGGTCGACTCCGCCGATGCCCCGGCCATCGAGCACGGTGAGGGCGAGCACCACGAGCACCACGAGAGTGAGCACCACGAGCACCACGAGGGCGAGCACCACGAGCACCACGAGGGCGAGCACCACCACTCCTGA
- a CDS encoding enoyl-CoA hydratase/isomerase family protein, which translates to MTELNAAPRVLIRTEGALGRLTLNRPEAINALDVGMVRSIAEALESWRDDTDVQIVLIDGEGERGMCAGGDVRGLHAQIVAGRADETAEFFRAEYALNAMIAEYPKPLVTIADGITMGGGVGLSGHAAIRIVTERSKLAMPETRIGFTPDVGGTWLLGRAPGRFGEYFGLTGSTMNAADAVFLGFADHIVPSERLDALREALAYRADPTGPSEIVLLFDETPEPSALPASREWIDEAFSADSVAEIVARLRAHGAADADATADLLEGLAPTALAVTLDAVREARALPGLRAALEGEYRRVMWFVTQHPDLVEGIRAQLIDKDRNPRWDPATIDDLPADAGAGAREYVPEHPLF; encoded by the coding sequence GTGACCGAACTCAACGCCGCCCCACGGGTCCTCATCCGCACCGAAGGCGCTCTCGGTCGACTCACTCTCAACCGTCCGGAGGCGATCAACGCTCTCGATGTCGGGATGGTCCGGTCGATCGCGGAGGCGCTGGAATCATGGCGCGACGACACCGATGTGCAGATCGTGCTCATCGACGGCGAAGGGGAGCGCGGCATGTGCGCCGGCGGTGACGTCCGAGGCCTGCACGCCCAGATCGTGGCGGGACGCGCGGACGAGACGGCGGAGTTCTTCCGCGCCGAGTACGCGCTGAACGCGATGATCGCGGAGTATCCGAAGCCGCTCGTCACGATCGCCGACGGCATCACCATGGGTGGAGGCGTCGGCCTCTCCGGGCACGCCGCCATCCGCATCGTCACCGAGCGCTCGAAGCTCGCGATGCCCGAGACGCGCATCGGCTTCACCCCTGACGTCGGAGGCACCTGGCTGCTCGGCCGCGCTCCGGGCCGGTTCGGGGAGTACTTCGGCCTGACCGGGTCGACGATGAACGCAGCCGATGCCGTGTTCCTCGGCTTCGCGGATCACATCGTCCCCTCCGAGCGACTCGACGCACTGCGGGAGGCGCTCGCCTACCGCGCCGATCCCACCGGTCCGTCGGAGATCGTGCTGCTGTTCGACGAGACGCCCGAGCCGTCGGCGCTTCCCGCGTCCCGGGAGTGGATCGACGAGGCCTTCTCGGCCGACTCGGTCGCCGAGATCGTGGCGCGCCTCCGGGCGCATGGGGCGGCGGACGCCGACGCGACCGCCGATCTGCTCGAAGGCCTGGCGCCGACGGCGCTCGCGGTGACGCTGGATGCCGTGCGCGAGGCGCGGGCTCTGCCCGGCCTCCGTGCCGCCCTCGAGGGCGAGTACCGGCGGGTGATGTGGTTCGTGACGCAGCATCCCGACCTCGTCGAGGGGATCAGGGCGCAGCTGATCGACAAGGACCGCAATCCGCGGTGGGACCCTGCGACGATCGACGACCTCCCCGCCGATGCCGGCGCCGGGGCCAGGGAGTACGTGCCGGAGCATCCGCTCTTCTGA
- a CDS encoding ABC transporter ATP-binding protein, which produces MLGKILVRYLARYKWLLVAVLVFQFASAIATLYLPRLNEDIINKGVAQSDTDYIWRTGLLMLAVSLGQIIASVIATYFAARASMGAGRDIRADVFGKVSGFSEREVSQFGAGSLITRNTNDVQQVQMLAMMGATMLVTAPLLAIGGIIFAVQTNIGLSWLIAVSVPLLLIVAGLVVSRMVPLFRSYQGKLDTVNRVMREQLTGVRVVRAFVRERIEEERFRGANTDIMVVGRKVGSLFVLLFPLFMLILNVTIVAVVWFGGIEVNSGTVQVGTIFAFMQYIGQIMGGVIMASFMAIMIPRAAVSAERIGEVLDAESSMERPENGVTDFPTPGSVAFDGVEFTYPGADSPVLTGISFAAEPGETVAIVGSTGAGKTTLVSLIPRLFDASGGAVFVGGTDVRAADVEALWATIGLVPQRPFLFTGTVASNLRYGREDATDEELWHALEIAQGRDFVEEMPEGLESRITQGGTNVSGGQRQRLAIARAIVRQPQILVFDDSFSALDLTTDARLRQALWRELPHVTKIVVAQRVSSITDADRIVVLEGGTMVGVGTHEELLETSTTYREIVESQLGVDA; this is translated from the coding sequence GTGCTGGGAAAAATCCTCGTCCGCTATCTCGCCCGCTATAAGTGGTTGCTCGTGGCCGTGCTGGTGTTCCAGTTCGCCAGCGCGATCGCGACCCTCTACTTGCCGCGCCTGAACGAAGACATCATCAACAAGGGCGTCGCACAGTCCGACACCGACTACATCTGGCGCACCGGCCTGCTCATGCTCGCCGTGTCCCTCGGCCAGATCATCGCCTCGGTCATCGCCACCTACTTCGCCGCGCGTGCCTCCATGGGGGCCGGCCGTGACATCCGCGCCGACGTGTTCGGCAAGGTGAGCGGCTTCTCCGAGCGCGAGGTCTCGCAGTTCGGCGCCGGCTCGCTGATCACGCGCAACACCAACGACGTGCAGCAGGTGCAGATGCTCGCGATGATGGGCGCCACGATGCTCGTCACCGCCCCGCTGCTCGCGATCGGCGGCATCATCTTCGCCGTCCAGACCAATATCGGCCTGAGCTGGCTGATCGCCGTCTCGGTGCCGCTGCTGCTGATCGTCGCCGGGCTCGTCGTGAGCCGCATGGTGCCGCTGTTCCGCAGCTACCAGGGCAAGCTCGACACCGTCAACAGGGTCATGCGCGAGCAGCTCACCGGAGTGCGCGTCGTTCGCGCCTTCGTGCGCGAGCGCATCGAAGAAGAGCGCTTCCGCGGCGCCAACACCGACATCATGGTGGTCGGCCGCAAGGTCGGCTCGCTCTTCGTGCTCCTCTTCCCGCTGTTCATGCTGATCCTCAACGTCACGATCGTGGCCGTGGTCTGGTTCGGTGGCATCGAGGTCAACAGCGGCACGGTCCAGGTCGGCACGATCTTCGCCTTCATGCAGTACATCGGTCAGATCATGGGCGGTGTCATCATGGCGAGCTTCATGGCGATCATGATCCCGCGTGCCGCGGTCTCCGCTGAGCGCATCGGCGAGGTCCTCGACGCGGAGTCCAGCATGGAGCGCCCGGAGAACGGCGTGACCGACTTCCCGACCCCGGGCTCCGTCGCCTTCGATGGCGTCGAGTTCACCTACCCCGGCGCCGATTCACCGGTGCTCACGGGCATCAGCTTCGCCGCCGAGCCGGGCGAGACGGTCGCGATCGTCGGGTCGACCGGTGCAGGCAAGACGACGCTCGTCTCGCTGATCCCGCGGCTCTTCGACGCCTCGGGCGGTGCGGTCTTCGTCGGCGGCACAGACGTCCGCGCGGCGGACGTCGAAGCCCTGTGGGCGACGATCGGTCTCGTGCCCCAGCGCCCCTTCCTGTTCACCGGCACCGTTGCGTCGAACCTGAGGTACGGCCGCGAGGACGCGACGGACGAAGAGCTCTGGCACGCGCTCGAGATCGCGCAGGGCCGAGACTTCGTCGAGGAGATGCCCGAGGGCCTGGAGTCCCGCATCACCCAGGGCGGCACCAACGTCTCGGGCGGTCAGCGCCAGCGTCTCGCCATCGCACGCGCGATCGTGCGGCAGCCGCAGATCCTCGTGTTCGACGACTCGTTCTCAGCGCTCGACCTCACCACGGATGCCCGCCTGAGGCAGGCGCTGTGGCGGGAGTTGCCGCACGTGACCAAGATCGTCGTCGCGCAGCGCGTCTCGTCCATCACGGATGCTGATCGCATCGTCGTCCTCGAAGGAGGCACCATGGTCGGTGTCGGCACGCACGAGGAGCTCCTCGAGACGAGCACGACCTATCGAGAGATCGTCGAATCGCAGCTGGGGGTGGACGCATGA
- a CDS encoding ABC transporter ATP-binding protein, with protein MSEQDTRKARRERAAGQNAAGTTTVEPEMTDEEKYEAELAEKARQNGGGWDSVAPGKADNFGKSFSRMIGLLKPSAVWFILVSIAGAVGVVLTVAAPKVLGEATNLIYKGFISVQLGQPNGDFPGFPDGTSKDDVVSALRQGGQDDFANQVSALGNFRVGDGVDFEALRWVIIAVLAIYVTAAFLSWIQGYVINVIMVRTMWRLREQVEAKINRLPLSYFDKVQRGDLISRVTNDIDNITQTMQQSLSGAITAVLTVVGVLVLMFSISWQLALVALVALPLMGVIFGVIGPRSQKAFGTQWRKVGRLNARVEEAFSGHALVKVFGREQDALDKFKDENEELFQASFKAQFLSGIIMPAMTFVGSLTYVGIAVLGGLMVASGQLRLGDVQAFIQYSQQFTQPLSELGGMAAVVQSGTASAERVFELLDTEEQEADAPDAPKLVDGQGVVEFENVAFSYNPERPLITDLSFRVEPGQTVAIVGPTGAGKTTLVNLIMRFYELNGGRILLDGQDISQITRDELRSRTGMVLQDPWLFAGSIRENIRYGRSTATDEEILEAAKATYVDRFVHALPEGYDTVLDEDASNVSAGERQLITIARAFVAQPSILILDEATSAVDTRTEVLLQHAMAALRQGRTSFVIAHRLSTIRDADLILVMEHGDIVEKGTHDELIAAQGAYWRLYQSQFEQAATDLDAEDALTGSTPVVVSGDADDEAAAAQVGASVGPQVPTAEAAAAQSVVERPDAGGPQA; from the coding sequence ATGAGCGAGCAGGACACGCGCAAAGCACGCCGCGAGCGGGCAGCAGGACAGAACGCCGCCGGCACCACGACCGTCGAGCCCGAGATGACCGACGAGGAGAAGTACGAGGCAGAGCTCGCCGAGAAGGCTCGGCAGAACGGCGGCGGCTGGGACAGCGTCGCACCGGGCAAGGCCGACAACTTCGGCAAGAGCTTCAGCCGCATGATCGGACTGCTCAAGCCGTCGGCTGTGTGGTTCATCCTCGTGTCGATCGCCGGAGCCGTCGGCGTCGTGCTCACCGTCGCGGCACCGAAGGTGCTCGGCGAGGCCACGAACCTCATCTACAAGGGCTTCATCTCGGTGCAGCTCGGACAGCCGAACGGGGACTTCCCCGGGTTCCCCGACGGCACGTCGAAGGACGACGTGGTGTCGGCCCTCCGCCAGGGCGGCCAGGACGACTTCGCCAACCAGGTCTCGGCTCTCGGGAACTTCCGGGTCGGCGACGGCGTCGACTTCGAGGCGCTGCGGTGGGTCATCATCGCGGTGCTGGCCATCTACGTCACAGCCGCGTTCCTGAGCTGGATCCAGGGCTACGTCATCAACGTCATCATGGTTCGCACCATGTGGCGGCTGCGCGAGCAGGTCGAGGCGAAGATCAACCGACTGCCGCTGTCGTACTTCGACAAGGTGCAGCGCGGTGACCTCATCTCCCGCGTCACCAACGACATCGACAACATCACGCAGACGATGCAGCAGTCGCTGTCGGGCGCCATCACGGCCGTCCTGACGGTCGTCGGCGTGCTCGTGCTGATGTTCTCGATCTCCTGGCAGCTGGCCCTCGTCGCGCTCGTGGCTCTTCCGCTCATGGGTGTGATCTTCGGCGTCATCGGCCCGCGGTCGCAGAAGGCCTTCGGCACGCAGTGGCGCAAGGTCGGTCGTCTGAACGCCCGCGTCGAGGAGGCCTTCTCCGGTCACGCACTGGTCAAGGTCTTCGGCCGCGAGCAGGACGCCCTCGACAAGTTCAAGGACGAGAACGAAGAGCTGTTCCAGGCGAGCTTCAAGGCGCAGTTCCTCTCCGGGATCATCATGCCGGCGATGACCTTCGTCGGAAGCCTCACCTACGTCGGCATCGCCGTGCTCGGCGGTCTGATGGTGGCCAGCGGGCAGCTGCGGCTCGGTGACGTCCAGGCGTTCATCCAGTACTCGCAGCAGTTCACTCAGCCTCTGTCGGAGCTCGGCGGAATGGCCGCGGTCGTGCAGTCCGGCACGGCGTCGGCCGAGCGGGTCTTCGAGCTCCTCGACACCGAGGAGCAGGAGGCAGACGCCCCCGACGCTCCGAAGCTGGTCGACGGCCAGGGCGTCGTCGAGTTCGAGAACGTCGCGTTCTCCTACAACCCCGAGCGTCCGCTCATCACCGACCTGTCCTTCCGCGTGGAGCCGGGCCAGACCGTCGCCATCGTGGGACCGACGGGTGCGGGCAAGACGACCCTCGTCAACCTCATCATGCGGTTCTACGAGCTGAACGGCGGGCGCATCCTGCTCGACGGTCAGGACATCTCGCAGATCACCCGCGACGAGCTCCGCTCCCGCACGGGCATGGTGCTGCAGGATCCCTGGCTGTTCGCCGGCAGCATCCGCGAGAACATCCGATACGGCCGCTCCACAGCGACCGATGAGGAGATCCTCGAAGCCGCGAAGGCGACCTACGTCGATCGCTTCGTGCACGCGCTCCCCGAGGGATACGACACGGTGCTCGACGAGGACGCGTCGAACGTCTCGGCAGGCGAGCGTCAGCTGATCACGATCGCGCGCGCGTTCGTCGCCCAGCCATCGATCCTGATCCTCGACGAGGCGACCTCGGCCGTGGATACCCGCACGGAGGTCCTGCTGCAGCACGCCATGGCAGCGCTGCGTCAGGGGCGCACCTCCTTCGTCATCGCGCACCGTCTGTCGACGATCCGCGATGCCGACCTCATCCTCGTGATGGAGCACGGCGACATCGTCGAGAAGGGCACGCACGACGAGCTCATCGCCGCACAGGGCGCCTACTGGCGGCTGTACCAGTCGCAGTTCGAGCAGGCGGCGACCGACCTCGACGCGGAAGACGCGCTCACGGGATCCACGCCTGTGGTCGTCAGCGGCGACGCGGACGACGAGGCAGCGGCAGCGCAGGTCGGCGCATCCGTGGGGCCGCAGGTCCCGACGGCCGAGGCCGCCGCCGCGCAGTCGGTCGTCGAACGACCGGATGCCGGCGGCCCGCAGGCCTGA
- a CDS encoding D-alanyl-D-alanine carboxypeptidase family protein, with the protein MTAPHSVEAADSEAPLPRDAADVPEQTDVAESSDAIKPADDTDAADSPEPQWAEESSGGTPLTWVDPIAVAQQTTLLPLDETAEASTGGGELLKDAHLRPAIARPGVLVPLGMLVGFLATYAGTTMLWPLHEVAPTVQSVEFEPTASPAAVMTWPSQGSAAVGVGGIGTSSSSLDPAVIASVTKVVSSMMVLDRMPLAVGEQGPSFSFTWSDSVEYWDYRRSDQSALDVPVDGSLTEYQLLQGTLLGSANNYIDRLAEEIWGSQSAFADAAAEWLSDRGLDGITIATPSGFDDRNKATPEALVALAEVAMENPVFAGIVSTPSVDLPGAGTVRNTNGMLADAGVVGVKTGTLGDSWNLLTAKDITVDDTTVRVYAAVLGQADDDQRLAQTRSLFTQVETALAEQAPAVAKGTVVGTVTTLWGTTTEVVTDADADVVLWNGAFAESSATFRLGDSREEGDEVGTLTSVGPLNTITTSLSLADDVEAPSPWWRLTHPLELFGVIEPEE; encoded by the coding sequence GTGACCGCTCCCCACTCCGTCGAGGCCGCAGACTCCGAGGCCCCGCTCCCCAGGGATGCCGCGGACGTCCCTGAGCAGACGGATGTCGCGGAGAGCAGTGATGCCATCAAGCCTGCCGATGACACGGATGCCGCAGATTCGCCCGAACCGCAGTGGGCGGAGGAATCGAGCGGCGGCACCCCGCTGACCTGGGTCGACCCGATCGCAGTCGCGCAGCAGACCACTCTCCTTCCACTCGACGAGACTGCGGAGGCGTCGACCGGCGGCGGAGAGCTGCTGAAGGATGCGCATCTGCGACCCGCGATCGCGCGCCCCGGAGTTCTGGTCCCGCTCGGAATGCTCGTCGGGTTCCTCGCGACCTATGCGGGAACGACGATGCTGTGGCCTCTGCACGAGGTGGCACCGACGGTGCAGTCCGTCGAGTTCGAGCCGACCGCGTCGCCGGCAGCCGTCATGACCTGGCCGTCCCAGGGGAGCGCGGCCGTGGGCGTCGGCGGAATCGGCACGAGCTCCTCGTCGCTCGATCCAGCCGTGATCGCGAGCGTGACCAAGGTCGTCTCGAGCATGATGGTGCTCGACCGAATGCCTCTGGCTGTGGGCGAGCAGGGGCCGAGCTTCTCGTTCACGTGGTCCGATTCCGTGGAGTACTGGGACTACCGACGCTCCGATCAGTCGGCCCTCGACGTGCCGGTCGACGGATCGCTCACCGAGTACCAGCTCCTGCAGGGGACGCTCCTGGGTTCGGCCAACAACTACATCGACCGCCTCGCGGAGGAGATCTGGGGATCGCAGTCCGCCTTCGCCGACGCCGCCGCCGAGTGGTTGAGCGACCGCGGACTCGACGGCATCACGATAGCGACCCCCTCCGGTTTCGACGACCGAAACAAGGCCACCCCCGAAGCGCTCGTGGCGCTTGCCGAGGTGGCCATGGAGAATCCCGTCTTCGCAGGGATCGTCAGCACCCCGTCGGTGGATCTGCCCGGTGCGGGAACGGTGCGCAACACGAACGGGATGCTCGCGGATGCCGGCGTCGTCGGGGTGAAGACCGGCACCCTCGGGGACAGCTGGAACCTCCTGACCGCCAAGGACATCACGGTCGACGACACGACCGTGCGGGTCTATGCGGCTGTTCTCGGTCAGGCGGACGACGACCAGCGCCTCGCGCAGACGCGCTCGCTGTTCACCCAGGTTGAGACGGCGCTCGCCGAACAGGCGCCGGCGGTCGCGAAGGGCACAGTGGTCGGCACGGTCACGACGCTCTGGGGAACCACCACCGAGGTGGTGACGGATGCCGATGCCGACGTCGTGCTGTGGAACGGCGCGTTCGCCGAGTCGTCGGCGACCTTCCGTCTGGGAGATAGCCGCGAGGAGGGCGACGAGGTCGGCACACTCACGAGCGTCGGGCCGCTCAACACGATCACCACGTCGCTGTCGCTCGCGGACGACGTCGAAGCCCCGAGCCCGTGGTGGCGCCTCACGCACCCGCTCGAGCTGTTCGGGGTCATCGAACCCGAGGAGTGA
- a CDS encoding ECF transporter S component: protein MSASTSGSTTGSAPTAVTSGGLGRPELWRWRVVDIVVASVIAVACALIFLLWNVGYEVPSSILKPLLPGVQGLLAGPWLIAGVLGAIIIRKPGAALYTELVAATISALVGNEWGPLTIVSGLVQGLGAELIFLLFLYGVWRLPVVMLAGAGAGLACGINDRILWYAGADTLFTTVYIASTTISGAVIAGLGAWLIARGLAATGALGRFAAGREVAARV, encoded by the coding sequence ATGAGTGCATCCACGTCCGGATCCACCACGGGATCGGCACCCACCGCAGTCACGTCCGGAGGGCTCGGTCGACCGGAGCTCTGGCGCTGGCGGGTCGTCGACATCGTCGTCGCGAGCGTCATCGCCGTCGCCTGCGCGTTGATCTTCCTGCTCTGGAACGTCGGCTACGAGGTACCGAGCAGCATCCTGAAGCCGCTCCTGCCCGGCGTGCAGGGCCTGCTGGCCGGCCCCTGGCTCATCGCCGGCGTGCTGGGCGCGATCATCATCCGCAAGCCGGGTGCCGCGCTCTACACCGAGCTCGTCGCCGCCACCATCTCCGCCCTGGTGGGCAACGAGTGGGGACCCCTCACGATCGTGTCCGGACTCGTGCAAGGCCTCGGCGCCGAGCTGATCTTCCTGCTCTTCCTCTACGGCGTCTGGCGGCTGCCCGTCGTGATGCTCGCCGGCGCCGGCGCCGGGCTCGCGTGCGGCATCAATGACCGCATCCTCTGGTACGCGGGCGCTGACACTCTCTTCACCACTGTCTACATCGCCTCCACCACGATCTCCGGCGCGGTCATCGCGGGCCTCGGAGCCTGGCTGATCGCTCGCGGACTCGCGGCCACGGGCGCACTCGGTCGGTTCGCCGCCGGCCGCGAGGTCGCTGCACGGGTGTGA